The following are encoded together in the Victivallis lenta genome:
- a CDS encoding N-acyl-D-amino-acid deacylase family protein: protein MRTLFRDLWLADGSGAPLRRSAVLAGDGKILAVEPDLPRSAAERTVELGGRILAPGFIDVHGHSDLALPARPEGFGKISQGITTEIMGNCGLSAFPLTGRNREHLQELWAQYGVTLDWSDFRGWRAALSARAPKLRAEALAGHNTLRAAVAGYETETLTSAQLEEMKTLLDAELAAGAAGLSSGLLYVPGKFAPPGEIVELMRVAARRDRPYATHLRSEGNELLEALGETIDCAREAGLRRLHISHFKTAGAANWEKLDAALELLEEAQKGGIAVTVDRYPYTESMTQLSVILPGKAGDLDDSALSRLLRSTEEREKLALELAASRPAAYWKTVTLVSTRSSAGRNHAGQTIAALAERAGRTPAEFAVELLAEDAAGTTAAFRGMSPENMRRILGLPFCMMGSDENARPADDSIGRCHPRGFGSAARFLRLRLDTGSPIEAAVRQMTGLAAETFQLADRGLVRPGLCADLAAFDPDEVDGTADFSNPHTPAAGIIFTVTGGEFVYRS from the coding sequence TCCGCCGTTCCGCGGTACTGGCCGGCGACGGGAAAATCCTCGCCGTCGAGCCGGATCTGCCGCGCTCCGCGGCGGAACGGACCGTCGAACTCGGCGGCAGAATCCTCGCGCCCGGATTCATCGACGTCCACGGCCACTCGGACCTCGCGCTCCCGGCCCGGCCGGAGGGATTCGGCAAGATTTCGCAGGGGATCACGACCGAGATCATGGGGAACTGCGGACTTTCCGCCTTTCCTCTGACCGGCCGCAACCGCGAACACCTGCAGGAGCTCTGGGCGCAGTACGGCGTGACACTCGACTGGTCCGACTTCCGGGGGTGGCGCGCCGCGCTGTCGGCCCGTGCCCCGAAGCTCCGCGCCGAAGCGCTCGCCGGACACAACACGCTCCGCGCCGCCGTGGCCGGCTACGAAACCGAAACCCTCACTTCCGCACAGCTCGAAGAGATGAAAACGCTGCTCGACGCCGAGCTCGCCGCCGGCGCAGCCGGACTGTCGAGCGGGCTGCTCTATGTGCCGGGCAAATTCGCTCCGCCCGGAGAAATCGTCGAACTCATGCGCGTCGCCGCCCGGCGCGACCGGCCTTATGCGACCCACCTCCGGAGCGAGGGGAACGAACTGCTGGAGGCTCTCGGAGAAACGATCGACTGCGCCCGGGAGGCGGGCCTCAGGCGGCTTCACATCAGCCACTTCAAAACCGCCGGAGCCGCGAACTGGGAGAAACTCGACGCCGCGCTCGAACTGCTGGAAGAAGCGCAAAAAGGCGGAATCGCCGTCACCGTCGACCGCTACCCGTACACCGAATCGATGACGCAGCTCAGCGTAATCCTGCCGGGCAAGGCCGGCGACCTCGACGACTCCGCGCTTTCGCGGCTGCTGCGCAGCACGGAGGAGCGCGAAAAGCTCGCTCTGGAGCTCGCCGCCTCCCGCCCCGCCGCCTACTGGAAAACCGTCACGCTCGTCTCGACCCGGAGTTCCGCCGGACGAAACCACGCCGGGCAGACCATCGCGGCGCTCGCGGAACGCGCCGGCAGGACGCCCGCCGAATTCGCGGTCGAACTGCTGGCGGAGGACGCCGCCGGGACGACCGCCGCCTTCCGCGGCATGTCGCCGGAGAATATGCGGCGGATTCTCGGTCTGCCGTTCTGCATGATGGGCAGCGACGAAAATGCGCGTCCGGCCGACGATTCGATCGGGCGCTGTCACCCGCGCGGCTTCGGCAGCGCGGCGCGGTTCCTGCGGCTCCGGCTCGACACAGGCTCTCCGATCGAAGCGGCGGTGCGGCAGATGACCGGGCTCGCGGCCGAAACCTTTCAACTCGCGGACCGGGGGCTGGTCCGGCCCGGGCTCTGCGCCGATCTCGCGGCATTCGACCCGGACGAAGTGGACGGAACCGCCGATTTTTCGAATCCGCACACGCCGGCGGCCGGAATCATCTTCACCGTGACCGGCGGCGAATTCGTCTACCGTTCCTGA
- a CDS encoding MFS transporter — translation MICKGPLTPAQLASSQHNYHIFSLINGLSYMCLGETVLILLAVRLGCPDYIVSTLGAMIYFGFLLLPLGKVVTARAGAAKSQSIFWVARNAAALLVALAAVVSISGMPRTATALLLAGAFFFYGFRAAGVVMSQPLVGNITNEKDRAKVIGVNAGFFYLSCLAALVTISILLKLCDSLAMLTGIVVAGALLGFTASRFINRICETEAIRDSARKPIAGEFRLLFHDKSLLRLLASGFAVNLAVIMLIPISMLALKRGCGVSDTEALLFALAQFGASAGASFLSGRISNTIGPRRTLLYSYLLLLGAGVLWVIAPSGFSPVYLTLPFLIAGATNVGTANSVTHYFLQTVPEEKRVAASMFIAVVNGAGAGIVGMLLAGVLLDRCTGIEADSPLTGYRLYFALSVLLLSAGIWVISRLTPLPPERRKIRKSWNETV, via the coding sequence ATGATCTGCAAGGGACCGCTGACGCCGGCGCAGCTGGCGTCGTCTCAGCATAACTACCATATTTTCAGCCTGATCAACGGGCTCTCGTACATGTGTCTCGGCGAAACGGTGCTGATTCTGCTCGCCGTCCGGCTCGGCTGCCCGGATTACATCGTTTCGACGCTCGGGGCGATGATCTACTTCGGGTTTCTGCTGCTGCCGCTCGGCAAGGTCGTCACCGCCCGGGCCGGGGCCGCGAAGAGCCAGTCGATCTTCTGGGTCGCCCGGAATGCGGCCGCGCTGCTGGTCGCGCTGGCGGCTGTGGTCAGCATCTCGGGCATGCCGCGCACGGCCACGGCGCTGCTGCTGGCCGGGGCGTTCTTCTTCTACGGTTTCCGGGCTGCGGGCGTGGTCATGTCGCAGCCGCTGGTCGGGAACATCACGAACGAGAAAGACCGGGCGAAGGTGATCGGCGTCAACGCCGGATTCTTCTATCTGTCGTGCCTCGCCGCGCTGGTCACGATCAGCATTCTCCTGAAACTCTGCGACAGCCTGGCGATGCTGACCGGCATTGTGGTCGCCGGCGCGCTGCTCGGTTTCACCGCGTCGCGCTTCATCAACCGGATCTGCGAGACCGAAGCCATCCGCGATTCGGCCCGGAAGCCGATCGCCGGGGAGTTCAGGCTGCTTTTTCACGACAAGTCGCTGCTGCGGCTGCTGGCTTCGGGATTTGCAGTCAATCTCGCGGTCATCATGCTGATTCCGATTTCGATGCTGGCTTTGAAGCGCGGCTGCGGCGTCAGCGACACGGAAGCGCTGCTCTTCGCGCTGGCCCAGTTCGGCGCGAGTGCCGGGGCGTCGTTCCTCTCGGGGCGGATTTCAAACACGATCGGGCCGCGCAGGACGCTGCTCTATTCGTATCTTCTGCTGCTCGGCGCCGGTGTGCTCTGGGTGATTGCTCCGTCGGGCTTCAGCCCCGTCTACCTGACGCTGCCGTTCCTGATCGCGGGAGCGACCAATGTCGGGACCGCGAACTCGGTCACGCACTATTTCCTGCAGACGGTGCCGGAGGAGAAGCGCGTGGCCGCCTCGATGTTCATCGCGGTCGTCAACGGCGCCGGAGCCGGCATCGTCGGCATGCTGCTCGCCGGTGTGCTGCTCGACCGCTGCACCGGCATAGAGGCGGATTCGCCGCTGACCGGTTACCGGCTCTATTTCGCGCTGTCGGTCCTGCTGCTGTCGGCCGGGATCTGGGTCATCTCGCGCCTGACGCCGCTGCCGCCTGAACGCCGGAAGATCAGGAAGAGCTGGAACGAGACGGTGTAG
- a CDS encoding MATE family efflux transporter — protein MLRQLFTRFTGCFSRRQFLEPGGYREIWRIAWPLVVLNASNTVMMITNRVFIARSSPEEIAAAMPAGQMFFTLMAFFLITTGFTATIVAQFHGHRDGIGCVKAAWNGFYFGAAVAALLAFALPAAGYWIIMHNGHDPVIALQEADYFVAMAPCAGLTCMETAFLSFFTGRGKTALVAGIKIIGCIVCIPMNYLLIFGGFGLPALGILGAGLANSFANLCTFAIALSFFLLVRQSEFPTRSYKAFDRVFIRRLLRFGMPAGFQTFLRNAAFAVVVMMIGHLGNEELTATSIALSINMIGNMPMIGLMDATSVVTGQFIGQRRLLVVERISGRSWRMLMCWTLSMGLLYWLAPEFLIRLFGSRNTASASMDMSQVTDYAVTILRFAAVFNILDATRFIAMGSLRGAGDTTVPLWIGMATSWLIQIPGTVLLVYVYRASIGAVWALITFYIAVDAALMVWRRRSGAWKKINLIGLPPASPAAELREHPEDASA, from the coding sequence ATGTTGAGACAGTTATTTACCAGATTCACCGGCTGCTTCAGCCGTCGTCAATTCCTGGAGCCGGGCGGATACCGCGAGATCTGGCGGATCGCGTGGCCGCTCGTCGTGTTGAATGCAAGCAATACGGTCATGATGATCACGAACCGCGTTTTCATCGCCAGGAGTTCCCCCGAGGAGATCGCGGCGGCCATGCCGGCCGGCCAGATGTTTTTCACGCTGATGGCGTTTTTCCTGATCACCACAGGCTTCACCGCCACCATCGTCGCCCAGTTTCACGGCCACCGCGACGGCATCGGCTGCGTGAAGGCGGCCTGGAACGGCTTTTATTTCGGCGCGGCGGTCGCGGCGCTGCTCGCCTTTGCTCTCCCCGCGGCCGGGTACTGGATCATCATGCACAACGGGCACGACCCGGTCATCGCGCTGCAGGAGGCGGACTATTTCGTCGCCATGGCCCCCTGCGCCGGGCTGACCTGCATGGAGACCGCGTTTCTCTCGTTCTTCACGGGCCGCGGCAAAACCGCGCTCGTGGCCGGAATCAAGATCATCGGCTGCATTGTCTGCATCCCGATGAACTACCTGCTGATCTTCGGCGGTTTCGGGCTGCCGGCGCTCGGGATTCTCGGGGCGGGGCTGGCGAACTCGTTCGCGAATCTCTGCACGTTCGCGATCGCGCTTTCGTTTTTCCTGCTGGTCCGCCAGAGTGAGTTTCCCACCAGGAGTTACAAGGCATTCGACCGGGTGTTCATCCGGCGGCTGCTGCGGTTCGGCATGCCGGCCGGATTCCAGACCTTTCTGCGCAACGCGGCCTTCGCGGTCGTGGTCATGATGATCGGGCACCTCGGGAACGAAGAGCTGACCGCCACGAGCATCGCTCTTTCGATCAACATGATCGGCAACATGCCGATGATCGGGCTCATGGATGCGACCAGCGTGGTCACCGGCCAGTTCATCGGCCAGCGGCGGCTGCTCGTCGTCGAGCGGATCTCCGGCCGTTCGTGGCGGATGCTGATGTGCTGGACGCTTTCGATGGGGCTGCTTTACTGGCTCGCGCCGGAGTTCCTGATCCGTCTCTTCGGGTCGCGGAATACCGCGTCCGCCAGCATGGATATGTCGCAGGTGACCGACTATGCGGTCACGATTCTCCGTTTCGCGGCCGTTTTCAACATTCTCGACGCGACCCGCTTCATCGCCATGGGCAGCCTGCGCGGCGCCGGAGACACGACCGTTCCGCTCTGGATCGGCATGGCGACTTCGTGGCTGATCCAGATTCCGGGAACCGTGCTGCTCGTCTACGTGTATCGCGCCAGCATCGGCGCGGTCTGGGCGCTCATCACCTTCTATATCGCGGTCGATGCCGCGCTGATGGTCTGGCGGCGGCGGTCGGGCGCCTGGAAAAAGATCAACCTGATCGGGCTGCCGCCCGCTTCTCCGGCCGCGGAGCTGCGCGAGCACCCCGAAGACGCATCGGCCTGA
- a CDS encoding FMN-dependent NADH-azoreductase — translation MKKLLHIAASPRLERSHSRRLANAFIAEFLKRNPDYRLAEIDIGAVAQPRFGEAGAAAKFKAPRELELTPAEAREWRNAQSSFEQLREADRLVVSTPMWNFSMPYHLKQWIDRVMQSGWSFGMEPGKGYVPLLGGKKALFVCACGGVYDTPEMLKLDHLRPYLRFWAEFNGLDAAVVSLEGTNLDQERLAGNEAAARSALSKLAEKF, via the coding sequence ATGAAAAAACTGCTGCACATCGCCGCGTCCCCGCGGCTTGAGCGTTCGCATTCGAGGCGGCTTGCGAATGCGTTCATCGCCGAATTCCTGAAACGCAACCCGGATTACCGGCTGGCGGAGATCGATATCGGTGCAGTCGCCCAGCCCCGGTTCGGCGAAGCCGGCGCCGCCGCGAAATTCAAGGCGCCCCGCGAGCTTGAGCTCACCCCCGCCGAAGCGCGGGAGTGGCGGAACGCGCAAAGCAGCTTCGAACAGCTCCGGGAGGCCGACCGGCTCGTCGTCAGCACGCCGATGTGGAATTTCTCGATGCCCTATCACCTGAAACAGTGGATCGACCGCGTCATGCAGTCCGGCTGGAGCTTCGGCATGGAACCCGGCAAGGGATACGTGCCGCTGCTCGGCGGAAAAAAGGCGTTGTTCGTCTGCGCCTGCGGCGGCGTCTACGATACGCCGGAGATGCTGAAACTCGACCACCTGCGCCCGTACCTGCGCTTCTGGGCGGAATTCAACGGGCTTGACGCCGCCGTGGTCTCCCTCGAAGGAACGAACCTCGACCAGGAGCGCCTCGCCGGAAACGAAGCGGCCGCGCGATCGGCGCTCTCGAAGCTGGCGGAGAAGTTCTGA
- a CDS encoding calcium/sodium antiporter, with protein MLTILLQLAGGTAFLYYGADFLVKGGVSIATRFGVSALVIGLTLVAFATSAPELVVSVQAALAGSSDISIGNVIGSNICNIALILGLSAVIAPLSVHSKVLRFDLPVMTAVTLAMAAIGLLLGGFNRLTGAVFFAGLLAYIAWNIRLEKRDGSGDAETEIREEVENSRKYPLWLAAAFVIGGAAALVLGGKFIVDGAVGLGRMAHLSEAVIGLTIVAVGTSLPELATSLVAAARGEQDIAVGNVVGSNLFNMLGIMGIAPMIRPVSAAGITPVDWGMLLVSTLLLVPFMHTGRKVVRREGAVLLALYCAYIAFLAVNA; from the coding sequence ATGCTGACCATCCTCCTCCAGCTGGCGGGCGGAACCGCATTTCTCTATTACGGCGCCGACTTCCTGGTGAAAGGCGGCGTGTCGATCGCAACCCGCTTCGGAGTTTCCGCACTCGTGATCGGCCTGACGCTCGTCGCATTCGCCACAAGCGCGCCGGAGCTCGTGGTCAGCGTTCAGGCCGCGCTGGCGGGTTCAAGCGACATCAGCATCGGCAACGTGATCGGCTCGAACATCTGCAACATCGCGCTGATCCTCGGACTTTCGGCCGTCATCGCGCCGCTTTCGGTGCACAGCAAGGTGCTGCGGTTCGACCTGCCGGTCATGACGGCGGTCACGCTGGCCATGGCAGCGATCGGCCTTCTGCTCGGCGGCTTCAACCGGCTCACCGGCGCCGTGTTCTTCGCCGGGCTGCTGGCCTACATCGCCTGGAACATCCGCCTTGAGAAGCGCGACGGGAGCGGCGATGCGGAAACCGAAATCAGGGAGGAGGTGGAGAACAGCCGGAAATATCCGCTGTGGCTCGCCGCCGCCTTCGTCATCGGCGGCGCCGCCGCCCTCGTTCTCGGCGGCAAATTCATCGTTGACGGCGCAGTCGGGCTCGGGCGCATGGCGCATCTTTCCGAAGCCGTGATCGGACTCACTATCGTCGCGGTCGGAACCAGTCTGCCCGAACTGGCGACCAGCCTGGTCGCCGCCGCACGCGGCGAGCAGGACATCGCGGTCGGCAACGTAGTCGGCTCCAACCTGTTCAACATGCTCGGAATCATGGGAATCGCGCCGATGATCCGGCCGGTTTCGGCCGCCGGCATCACTCCGGTCGACTGGGGGATGCTGCTGGTATCGACGCTGCTGCTCGTGCCGTTCATGCACACCGGGCGGAAGGTCGTGCGCCGGGAAGGCGCCGTGCTGCTGGCGCTTTACTGCGCATACATCGCATTTCTGGCGGTCAACGCTTGA
- a CDS encoding calcium-translocating P-type ATPase, PMCA-type codes for MSEKNSRSAIRYRGLTAAEVENSRRLHGENLLAPPEREPWYKQFLAKFDDPVIRILIIAALISTATGGLVEGAGIVIAVLLATGLSFLNEFRAEKEFDILNKVSDDTPVKVIRDGEFRQIPKRELVVGDILFLENGEEAPADGKVLEAVNLQIDQSKLTGESDPAVKISEADAAAQAPGEETYPPFLVLRGTAAVEGYGYLEITAVGAGTEIGRTAVAASEKSDTETPLNRQLGQLGKLIGLVGFMIAAITFSALVFGGIVSGSLVQSAAQWTVSGLLLVAILVALIQVWLPIVCDGIGLIRGRSPLPAGLQNKGFRSWLVFLLAGIAIAGAGLGIMALAGTLPEAVREWIAPEALPKFVTFFMIAVTLIVVAVPEGLAMSVTLSLAYSMRKMTAANNLVRKMHACETIGAATVICTDKTGTLTMNRMHVQEAAFPRLARPEALAFLAVNIAGNSTANLSRVDPADPQPIGNPTEGALLLWLDSQGIDYESARASFAIDYQWTFTTERKFMATRGSTPDGVRLLLAKGAPEILLNLCANYETAEGTAPLTDAVKREQLAALKEWQSRGMRTLGFAFRENPGGSDELAEEAKELTWLGFTAIADPVRPDVPEAIGSCYRAGIQVKMVTGDNPETAKEIGRQIRLWSDGEPEPGAIMTGAEFDSLTDEQAVEAAPKLKIMARARPNDKLKLVRALKASGQVVAVTGDGTNDAPALNYADVGIAMGKTGTSVAKEAADIILLDDSFGSIVNAVMWGRSLYRNIQRFILFQLTVNVVALTIAMVGPFIGVDLPLTVIQMLWVNLIMDTFAALALATEPPDPKVMNRPPRKNSAFIVTPAMWRGIFGGAAVFLAALIGLLLHIKHLGLEENSTAGNHWLTVFFCVFVMLQFWNLFNAKCFGTGESVFRHLADNRSFTLITAGILIGQIVMVQFGGRVFRTTPLGIVEWVTIIAATSLIVWGGELFRLLRRRQR; via the coding sequence ATGAGTGAAAAAAACAGTCGTTCCGCCATCCGTTACCGCGGCCTGACCGCCGCCGAAGTGGAAAACAGCCGCCGCCTGCACGGCGAAAACCTGCTGGCTCCCCCCGAACGGGAACCGTGGTACAAACAGTTCCTCGCCAAATTCGACGACCCGGTGATCCGGATTCTGATCATCGCCGCCCTGATCTCGACGGCGACCGGCGGCCTGGTCGAAGGAGCCGGCATCGTCATCGCGGTGCTGCTGGCGACCGGCTTGTCCTTCCTGAACGAATTCCGCGCCGAAAAGGAGTTCGACATTCTGAACAAGGTCAGCGACGATACGCCGGTCAAGGTGATCCGCGACGGTGAATTCCGCCAGATTCCGAAACGCGAGCTCGTCGTCGGGGACATCCTGTTCCTCGAAAACGGCGAAGAGGCTCCCGCCGACGGCAAGGTGCTCGAGGCGGTCAATCTGCAGATCGACCAGTCGAAGCTGACCGGGGAATCCGATCCGGCCGTCAAAATCAGCGAGGCGGACGCCGCCGCGCAAGCTCCCGGAGAGGAGACTTATCCGCCGTTTCTCGTCCTGCGCGGCACCGCCGCCGTCGAAGGATACGGCTATCTCGAAATCACCGCCGTCGGCGCCGGCACCGAAATCGGCAGAACCGCCGTCGCCGCGAGCGAAAAAAGCGATACGGAAACCCCTCTGAACCGTCAGCTCGGCCAGCTCGGCAAACTCATCGGGCTGGTCGGTTTCATGATCGCGGCGATCACGTTCTCGGCGCTCGTTTTCGGCGGCATCGTCTCCGGCTCGCTGGTGCAGAGCGCCGCACAGTGGACCGTTTCCGGGCTGCTCCTCGTCGCGATCCTCGTCGCGCTGATTCAGGTCTGGCTGCCGATCGTCTGCGACGGCATCGGGCTCATCAGGGGGCGCTCCCCCCTTCCCGCCGGCCTGCAGAACAAAGGATTCAGAAGCTGGCTCGTCTTCCTGCTCGCCGGAATCGCGATCGCCGGGGCGGGACTCGGAATCATGGCGCTCGCCGGAACGCTCCCGGAGGCGGTGCGCGAGTGGATCGCGCCGGAGGCGCTGCCGAAGTTCGTGACCTTTTTCATGATCGCCGTCACGCTGATCGTCGTCGCGGTCCCGGAAGGGCTCGCCATGAGCGTGACGCTGAGCCTCGCCTACTCGATGCGCAAGATGACCGCCGCCAACAACCTCGTCCGCAAGATGCACGCGTGCGAAACCATCGGCGCGGCGACCGTGATCTGCACCGACAAGACCGGCACGCTGACCATGAACCGGATGCACGTGCAGGAGGCGGCTTTCCCGCGGCTCGCGCGGCCGGAAGCGCTCGCCTTCCTCGCCGTCAATATCGCAGGGAACTCGACCGCGAACCTTTCGCGGGTCGATCCGGCCGATCCGCAGCCCATCGGGAATCCGACCGAAGGTGCGCTGCTTCTCTGGCTCGATTCGCAGGGAATCGACTACGAATCCGCCCGCGCCTCGTTCGCCATCGACTATCAGTGGACCTTCACGACCGAACGCAAATTCATGGCGACACGCGGAAGCACGCCGGACGGCGTCCGGCTGCTGCTGGCCAAGGGGGCGCCCGAAATCCTGCTCAATCTCTGCGCAAACTATGAAACCGCCGAAGGAACCGCTCCGCTCACGGACGCCGTGAAACGCGAACAGCTGGCCGCGCTGAAGGAGTGGCAGTCGCGCGGAATGCGCACGCTCGGCTTTGCATTCCGCGAAAATCCCGGCGGCAGCGACGAACTCGCCGAGGAAGCGAAAGAACTGACCTGGCTCGGATTCACCGCGATCGCCGACCCGGTCCGTCCGGACGTGCCGGAGGCGATCGGCAGCTGCTATCGCGCCGGAATTCAGGTCAAGATGGTCACCGGCGACAATCCCGAAACCGCCAAGGAGATCGGCCGTCAGATCCGCCTCTGGAGTGACGGTGAACCTGAGCCCGGCGCCATCATGACCGGCGCCGAATTCGACAGCCTCACCGACGAACAGGCGGTCGAAGCCGCGCCGAAGCTGAAAATCATGGCGAGGGCGAGGCCGAACGACAAGCTCAAGCTCGTCCGCGCCCTGAAGGCCTCCGGGCAGGTGGTTGCGGTCACCGGCGACGGCACGAACGACGCCCCTGCCCTGAACTATGCCGACGTCGGCATCGCGATGGGCAAGACCGGCACGTCGGTCGCCAAGGAGGCCGCCGACATCATCCTGCTCGACGACTCGTTCGGCAGCATCGTGAACGCGGTCATGTGGGGGAGATCGCTCTACCGCAACATCCAGCGGTTCATATTGTTCCAGCTGACGGTCAACGTGGTGGCGCTGACCATTGCGATGGTCGGGCCGTTTATCGGCGTCGATCTTCCGCTCACGGTGATCCAGATGCTGTGGGTGAATCTGATCATGGATACATTCGCGGCACTCGCGCTTGCGACGGAGCCGCCCGATCCGAAAGTCATGAACCGGCCGCCGCGCAAAAACAGCGCTTTCATCGTGACGCCGGCCATGTGGCGCGGCATCTTCGGCGGGGCGGCCGTTTTCCTCGCGGCGCTGATCGGGCTGCTGCTCCATATCAAACACCTCGGGCTGGAGGAAAATTCGACGGCAGGCAATCACTGGCTCACGGTCTTCTTCTGCGTCTTTGTCATGCTGCAGTTCTGGAATCTCTTCAACGCGAAATGCTTCGGAACGGGGGAATCGGTCTTCCGGCACCTGGCGGACAATCGCTCGTTCACGCTGATCACGGCAGGAATCCTTATCGGGCAGATCGTCATGGTGCAGTTCGGCGGCCGTGTATTCCGGACCACGCCGCTCGGCATCGTCGAATGGGTGACGATCATCGCGGCCACCAGCCTGATCGTCTGGGGAGGCGAACTCTTCCGCCTGCTCCGCCGCAGGCAGAGGTGA
- a CDS encoding IclR family transcriptional regulator, producing MAKDGEKTIGKGLELLELVGRSRNGLRGKEIAETLGLPVSTVFRQLKFLAERGFLRNADGVYTLGGALIRLGNAAMRQNPLSRLAHPLLAALSEATCETVHLAERRGGSVVYIDKVEGSRPVRMGSMIGNTGPLYCTGVGKAILAFLPEAERGRLLAEIVFTACTPKTITGREELETELAGIRCRGYAVDDCEHEPGVFCVAAPVFDSLGGVAGAVSVSGSELYLRDGQECIAAQVTAAARSISELLR from the coding sequence ATGGCAAAAGACGGTGAAAAAACGATAGGCAAGGGGCTCGAGCTGCTCGAGCTGGTGGGCCGGAGCCGGAACGGGCTGCGGGGAAAAGAGATCGCCGAAACGCTCGGGCTGCCGGTCAGCACGGTGTTCCGGCAGTTGAAGTTTCTGGCTGAACGCGGTTTTCTGCGCAACGCCGACGGGGTATACACGCTCGGCGGCGCTCTGATCCGGCTCGGCAATGCGGCCATGCGGCAGAACCCGCTGTCGCGCCTTGCGCATCCGCTGCTGGCCGCGCTGTCGGAAGCGACCTGTGAGACGGTTCACCTGGCCGAGCGGCGCGGCGGGAGCGTGGTTTATATCGACAAGGTGGAAGGGAGCCGGCCGGTCCGCATGGGGTCGATGATCGGCAATACCGGTCCGCTTTACTGCACCGGGGTCGGCAAGGCGATCCTCGCGTTTCTGCCCGAGGCGGAACGCGGGAGGCTGCTGGCTGAGATTGTGTTCACCGCCTGCACGCCGAAGACGATTACCGGCCGGGAAGAGCTTGAGACGGAGCTTGCCGGAATCCGCTGCCGCGGCTATGCGGTGGATGACTGCGAACACGAACCGGGGGTTTTCTGCGTGGCGGCGCCCGTTTTCGATTCACTCGGCGGGGTGGCGGGTGCGGTCAGCGTCTCCGGCTCCGAGCTGTATCTGCGGGACGGGCAGGAGTGCATTGCCGCGCAGGTGACGGCCGCCGCGCGGTCGATCTCCGAACTGCTCCGATAG